One window of Chloroflexus aggregans DSM 9485 genomic DNA carries:
- a CDS encoding alpha-L-rhamnosidase-related protein gives MQRSFITFWLITALLCLFWPKPTQASDLCFCVATPIWWHSSTPAAHEVALFRLVIERDTLAPNAILSIFADTRYEVYLNGKFVGRGPARFSRQHREYDQLSLGDLTPGRHVLIVRVQWAPNFRRSESERPFLWALLQSEGQTLATSGPHWQTQPLLAYRSDAAPVHRWGLIGPTEIVDLRLLPPDWSLMGTESPWQPAVAVEVTPARFTARSIPLTVEVDIPIQRISTGWLGEDFVPIELLSSEDQTLVQLQIKHQTMLTLVSLQDELTTNITINGNQLIWQPASERPPGIVTASYPATVGTHTLRVTGLSERPEGWTIFISRDGLASIPTLNATAHAGRRVLLAPPHPDPQAVTVSETPSPTLSFQPPASYAVLDLGRTVHGRLYAEVAGPDGATVDIGWDERLWQQTIPLPFPGELHPEWNQVDSWRLDGREQRLTTIDTRAGRYIVIAVWSNEPVEIRNIQVREERYPVTQIGSFASDDPLLNRIWQVGVDSLLPNMTDAYTDTPWRERGQWWGDAFVSYHINQVAFGDQLLLRRGVRQLADAFTAEGAPAAMAPHDGGRMLDYGMLWVQAIAEDLQRTDDPALARELWPTIIRFLNHLATYRRNDTGLLDLPAGHWSQTTYLDSSVTVARYGQSTPVNAMYYGTLRAAAAIAIALGETEAANDWESEAALLRNRINQYLYDQPRRRYITTIINSQPIAADPYAQAFALAYDLVPPTEISAVADALLSLISRDLTHPNLQLYGMFWALEGLRRAGRINEAIQLIKEFYGWQLAQGATTWWEHLNSDRFWYASRSHSWSGAPTWFLTTAIVGARQTGPTTWEVIPAWESMNHATGIIPLLTGSLTVTWEKTDCSSSRVRIQASEGTQGALLLPPPTDSTVITHNGEEVWSPNYHNAAISQMVDRRIRIPLGGGQAHIIERQQACFMIWIPTVQH, from the coding sequence ATGCAGCGATCGTTCATCACCTTCTGGCTTATTACGGCTTTACTTTGCCTCTTCTGGCCAAAACCGACTCAAGCATCCGATCTCTGTTTTTGCGTTGCTACTCCGATCTGGTGGCATAGCTCTACACCGGCAGCCCATGAAGTTGCGCTCTTCCGCCTTGTCATCGAGCGCGATACACTCGCCCCGAACGCAATCCTCTCTATCTTCGCCGATACACGTTACGAAGTCTACCTCAACGGCAAGTTCGTTGGGCGTGGTCCGGCACGATTCTCGCGTCAACATCGTGAATACGATCAACTCTCGCTTGGCGATCTCACACCGGGCAGGCACGTGTTGATCGTCCGTGTCCAATGGGCGCCCAATTTTCGGCGGAGCGAATCGGAGCGCCCGTTTTTATGGGCGCTTCTCCAGAGTGAGGGTCAAACGCTCGCCACCAGTGGTCCGCATTGGCAAACCCAACCGCTCCTCGCCTACCGTAGTGATGCGGCTCCTGTTCATCGCTGGGGGCTAATTGGGCCGACCGAAATCGTTGATTTGCGTTTGTTACCACCCGATTGGTCACTTATGGGAACAGAGTCCCCATGGCAACCGGCAGTTGCCGTCGAGGTGACGCCGGCTCGGTTTACCGCCCGCTCGATACCCTTAACGGTTGAAGTTGATATACCGATTCAGCGTATTAGCACCGGTTGGCTGGGGGAAGACTTCGTCCCGATTGAGTTATTGAGTAGCGAAGATCAGACGCTCGTCCAGCTTCAAATAAAGCACCAGACAATGCTTACACTGGTAAGTTTACAAGACGAACTTACCACAAATATAACGATAAACGGAAATCAACTCATCTGGCAACCCGCATCCGAACGACCACCGGGCATTGTTACTGCTTCGTATCCGGCAACTGTTGGGACGCATACGCTGCGCGTCACCGGACTCAGTGAGCGACCAGAAGGCTGGACGATATTCATCTCGCGAGACGGGTTAGCAAGCATACCGACATTGAACGCTACAGCCCACGCCGGACGGCGAGTATTGCTGGCGCCACCACATCCCGATCCACAAGCAGTCACTGTATCCGAGACACCCTCACCGACCCTATCCTTCCAACCACCGGCCAGTTATGCCGTTCTTGACTTGGGGCGAACCGTGCATGGCAGGTTATACGCAGAGGTAGCAGGACCGGACGGGGCCACGGTTGACATTGGTTGGGATGAACGATTATGGCAACAAACTATTCCACTCCCATTTCCCGGCGAGTTACACCCAGAATGGAACCAGGTCGATTCGTGGCGGCTTGATGGGCGCGAACAGCGTCTAACCACTATCGATACTCGAGCCGGGCGGTACATCGTCATTGCGGTCTGGAGTAATGAACCGGTGGAGATACGCAATATCCAGGTGCGTGAGGAACGGTATCCGGTTACTCAAATTGGGTCATTTGCGAGTGACGATCCGTTGTTAAATCGGATTTGGCAGGTCGGCGTCGATAGCTTACTGCCAAATATGACAGATGCCTACACCGATACGCCCTGGCGTGAACGAGGGCAATGGTGGGGCGACGCATTTGTATCCTATCACATCAATCAAGTTGCCTTCGGCGACCAATTATTGCTCCGGCGCGGGGTGCGGCAGCTTGCCGATGCGTTTACCGCCGAAGGAGCGCCGGCAGCGATGGCCCCACACGATGGTGGACGAATGCTCGATTATGGGATGCTTTGGGTCCAAGCGATTGCTGAAGATTTGCAGCGAACCGATGATCCGGCCTTGGCGCGTGAGTTGTGGCCGACCATCATTCGTTTTCTCAACCACCTTGCAACGTACCGCCGTAACGATACTGGCCTGCTCGACCTGCCGGCAGGGCATTGGTCACAAACGACTTATCTCGACAGCAGTGTGACCGTTGCGCGCTATGGCCAGTCCACACCGGTGAATGCAATGTATTACGGCACCCTGCGCGCCGCAGCCGCGATCGCTATTGCGCTTGGCGAGACAGAAGCGGCAAACGATTGGGAAAGCGAAGCGGCATTGCTGCGCAATCGAATCAACCAGTACCTCTATGACCAACCAAGACGTCGCTACATTACCACGATCATCAATAGCCAACCGATAGCAGCCGACCCATATGCGCAGGCCTTCGCGCTCGCGTATGATCTCGTGCCGCCTACCGAAATCTCGGCGGTGGCCGATGCTTTATTGAGCCTGATCTCGCGCGATCTCACCCATCCCAATCTCCAGCTCTACGGGATGTTTTGGGCGTTAGAAGGATTGCGCCGGGCTGGCCGGATCAACGAAGCAATTCAATTGATCAAAGAGTTCTACGGCTGGCAATTGGCACAGGGAGCCACTACGTGGTGGGAACATCTGAACAGCGATCGGTTTTGGTACGCGAGCCGTTCGCATAGCTGGAGTGGCGCGCCGACGTGGTTTCTGACCACCGCTATTGTGGGAGCGCGCCAAACCGGTCCAACGACATGGGAGGTTATCCCGGCTTGGGAGAGTATGAATCATGCAACGGGAATAATACCCTTGCTAACCGGCTCGCTCACTGTAACATGGGAAAAGACCGATTGTAGCTCCAGCAGGGTGAGAATTCAGGCGTCTGAAGGGACACAAGGAGCATTGCTGCTTCCGCCACCAACCGATTCAACGGTGATCACCCACAACGGGGAAGAAGTATGGTCACCAAATTATCACAACGCTGCTATTAGCCAGATGGTAGACAGACGTATTCGGATACCGCTCGGCGGTGGGCAAGCGCACATCATCGAACGACAGCAGGCGTGTTTTATGATCTGGATACCTACGGTTCAGCACTGA
- a CDS encoding cellulase family glycosylhydrolase codes for MHHLILALLAIVLLATALPTAAQTPAITTTLYVPIVASHAIRPLGFETNTGWLYSSQVKPRAQALNAHWVRLNTLSWREAQPTPTSPINWSAPSFQRFEQEVLAANELGLQVMAIIDDHPSWATGSSHICAAILDEYHDEFAIFVREVVAKYSQAPYLVRYWELGNEPDVDPILVPTNSQFGCWGNIADEYYGGERYGRMLKVVIPAIRAADPGAKVVFGGLLLARPENQPTNTDGKPFNFLEGALRAGAGPYFDILAFHSYPSYIANVPGVPNVDFDLHEYSLNGAWKNRGGTTIGKIRFLRDVMQRYGINKPLFLNETGLRCMNEYFDCNSILPQFEQAKANHLIRTSMRAMAEGVEAYIWYTLQGPGWSYTSLLNDSQQPKPAYNAMQFAIQRLNEVRIPPQAFNGYGSGLEAYRFQGNGFVLDVIWSTDGTPRQITLPATSVIAAYTRDGTPIIPTISGSTAIFNVGFENIYLKRQP; via the coding sequence ATGCATCATCTCATCCTAGCCCTCCTCGCCATTGTATTGCTTGCGACTGCATTACCAACAGCGGCACAGACACCGGCCATTACCACAACCCTCTATGTACCGATCGTTGCTTCGCATGCGATTCGACCGCTCGGGTTTGAGACAAATACAGGTTGGCTGTACAGTTCACAAGTTAAACCACGCGCCCAAGCTCTCAATGCGCACTGGGTACGACTCAACACGCTGAGTTGGCGGGAAGCGCAACCTACTCCAACCAGCCCGATCAATTGGAGTGCGCCTAGCTTTCAACGATTCGAGCAAGAAGTCTTGGCTGCCAATGAGCTAGGGCTGCAAGTAATGGCGATCATTGACGATCACCCATCGTGGGCGACCGGGAGCAGCCATATCTGCGCGGCCATTCTTGACGAATACCATGATGAATTTGCCATATTTGTACGAGAAGTTGTTGCAAAATACAGCCAAGCTCCATATTTAGTCCGTTACTGGGAACTAGGTAATGAACCAGATGTTGATCCTATTCTTGTTCCTACTAACTCTCAATTCGGCTGTTGGGGCAATATTGCCGATGAGTATTATGGTGGTGAGCGGTATGGTAGGATGCTAAAGGTTGTAATCCCAGCAATTCGGGCTGCCGATCCGGGTGCAAAAGTTGTTTTCGGCGGTTTGTTACTAGCACGTCCTGAGAATCAGCCAACGAATACAGATGGCAAACCGTTCAATTTCTTAGAGGGTGCTCTACGCGCCGGTGCCGGCCCATATTTTGACATTTTAGCGTTTCATAGCTATCCGAGCTATATTGCCAATGTTCCGGGAGTCCCTAATGTTGATTTTGATCTCCATGAATATAGTCTCAACGGTGCTTGGAAAAATCGAGGAGGGACAACGATCGGCAAAATTCGCTTCCTCCGTGACGTGATGCAACGCTACGGCATTAACAAACCACTCTTTCTGAATGAGACCGGTTTACGATGTATGAATGAATATTTCGATTGTAATTCTATACTGCCCCAATTTGAACAGGCAAAAGCCAACCATCTGATCCGTACATCGATGCGGGCGATGGCTGAAGGGGTTGAAGCGTATATCTGGTATACCTTGCAAGGTCCCGGGTGGAGCTATACGAGCTTACTGAACGACAGTCAGCAGCCAAAGCCGGCCTACAATGCGATGCAATTCGCCATTCAACGTCTCAATGAAGTACGGATACCACCGCAAGCGTTTAATGGTTATGGAAGTGGCCTGGAAGCCTATCGCTTCCAAGGGAACGGCTTTGTGCTTGATGTGATCTGGTCAACTGATGGGACACCGCGCCAGATTACGTTACCGGCCACATCGGTTATTGCCGCTTATACGCGCGATGGCACACCGATTATTCCGACCATCAGCGGCTCAACAGCAATCTTTAATGTTGGGTTTGAAAACATTTATCTGAAACGACAACCGTAA
- a CDS encoding M50 family metallopeptidase, which translates to MLATTLNSLWQQLISGIFDPLVTILVFLIMLSLLVFVHELGHLWVGLRMGIKVEEFGIGFPPRALVLFERNGIKYTLNWLPLGGFVRFAGMDGEKDAVYGSGSLATAPPWRKIPVMLAGPLMNFILAVVIFAVLFATTGIPTPTGRMEIGNVFPNTPAAMAGFQPGDELVSLDGQPVTSEQVIRDVARKRLGSTIEAVVVRNGSELTLNVTPGPWTAPDGREFSAGFGFSYGPQVVNQPIHPLAAVGAGLMHSFELTGRMVMMLADLPAAIAGLFSPTPPPTGEPLGPVGIARATGEVIRQPDGFISFWSLTAVLSLNLFILNLLPIPALDGSHIMFALIEWVRGKKLPPEKEALVHTFGFMALMGLMLLLTVNDVINAVQGTPIFGR; encoded by the coding sequence ATGCTCGCTACAACCTTGAACTCGCTTTGGCAACAGCTTATCAGCGGGATTTTCGATCCACTGGTAACAATTCTGGTCTTTCTGATTATGCTCAGCCTGCTGGTGTTCGTCCACGAATTAGGGCACTTGTGGGTTGGCTTGCGTATGGGGATCAAAGTCGAGGAGTTTGGGATTGGCTTTCCGCCGCGCGCATTGGTATTATTTGAACGAAACGGGATCAAATACACTCTCAACTGGCTACCGCTAGGCGGTTTTGTCCGCTTTGCCGGTATGGACGGTGAAAAAGATGCAGTGTACGGTAGTGGTAGTCTGGCCACAGCGCCACCGTGGCGTAAGATACCGGTGATGCTGGCCGGTCCGCTGATGAATTTTATCTTAGCAGTGGTGATCTTTGCCGTCCTCTTCGCTACTACCGGCATTCCAACGCCGACCGGACGGATGGAGATCGGTAACGTTTTTCCGAATACCCCGGCGGCGATGGCCGGCTTTCAGCCCGGCGATGAGTTGGTGTCGCTTGATGGTCAACCGGTTACGAGCGAGCAGGTCATCCGTGATGTCGCCCGCAAACGGTTAGGATCAACAATTGAAGCGGTGGTGGTGCGGAATGGGTCGGAACTGACGCTGAACGTTACCCCAGGGCCATGGACAGCGCCCGACGGACGCGAGTTTAGTGCCGGGTTTGGGTTCAGTTACGGGCCACAAGTCGTGAATCAGCCGATTCATCCGCTGGCTGCAGTCGGTGCCGGGTTGATGCATAGTTTTGAACTGACCGGGCGGATGGTAATGATGCTGGCCGATCTACCGGCAGCGATTGCCGGACTGTTTAGCCCAACGCCACCACCTACCGGTGAGCCGCTGGGTCCGGTCGGAATCGCCCGTGCGACCGGTGAAGTGATTCGCCAGCCCGACGGTTTCATCTCATTCTGGTCGCTCACGGCAGTGTTAAGCCTGAACCTGTTTATCCTCAATTTGCTACCTATCCCGGCGCTCGACGGTAGCCATATTATGTTCGCATTGATTGAATGGGTGCGAGGGAAGAAGCTACCACCTGAAAAAGAAGCGCTGGTGCATACGTTTGGCTTTATGGCGTTGATGGGTCTGATGTTGCTCTTGACGGTAAACGACGTGATCAATGCCGTACAAGGCACACCGATCTTTGGACGCTGA
- the cas4 gene encoding CRISPR-associated protein Cas4 gives MLVLAVVIRRRSGLPWARVIEMDTGPTRTLAKPLYSARLGLTGKPDYLLQQGQALIPVEVKPNRQASQPYLSDLMQLAAYLVLLEETTGNAPPYGLLRYANDTFRLRYTDEVRNEVLNSLAEMRDLLTATDVARNHDEIARCRGCGFRSQCEEALS, from the coding sequence ATGCTTGTCCTTGCGGTTGTGATCCGACGCCGCAGCGGTTTGCCATGGGCACGAGTGATCGAGATGGATACCGGCCCGACCCGCACATTGGCGAAGCCACTGTATAGCGCGCGACTTGGCCTGACCGGTAAGCCTGACTACTTGTTGCAGCAAGGGCAGGCGCTGATCCCGGTGGAGGTGAAACCAAACCGGCAGGCTAGCCAGCCTTATCTGTCCGATTTGATGCAATTAGCGGCGTATCTCGTGTTGTTGGAAGAGACTACCGGTAACGCTCCACCCTACGGCCTCCTACGATACGCTAATGACACCTTTCGGCTACGCTATACCGATGAGGTACGGAACGAGGTGTTGAATTCGTTGGCCGAGATGCGTGATCTCCTCACCGCTACGGATGTGGCTCGTAACCACGATGAAATCGCACGCTGCCGCGGTTGCGGTTTTCGCAGTCAGTGTGAAGAGGCGCTTAGCTGA
- a CDS encoding biotin transporter BioY, whose protein sequence is MNRTLTTTETLAQAVLPRRGWLAYPLVADALLVVLGSLFVALTAQIRISLMPFSPVPITGQTLGVLVAGSLLGPRLGGLALVLYLLEGAIGLPFFAGGAAGYTHIFGATGGYLISFPIAAALTGWLATRGWDRRFLTAVASMVLANIVIYLIGATWLAFFIGAENAILKGVLPFLLGDAIKIVLAAVALPGGWQFLKWLRERR, encoded by the coding sequence ATGAACCGGACATTGACCACAACCGAGACGTTGGCCCAAGCAGTTTTGCCGCGTCGTGGCTGGCTGGCTTACCCATTAGTGGCCGATGCACTGCTGGTGGTATTGGGTAGCCTATTCGTTGCACTGACGGCACAAATCCGTATTTCGCTTATGCCCTTCTCACCAGTACCGATTACCGGCCAGACGCTGGGTGTACTGGTGGCAGGTAGTCTGTTAGGGCCGCGGCTTGGTGGGTTGGCACTTGTGCTCTATTTGCTCGAGGGTGCAATCGGGTTGCCGTTCTTTGCCGGTGGCGCCGCAGGTTACACGCACATTTTTGGGGCAACCGGTGGCTATCTGATCTCATTTCCTATCGCTGCTGCTTTGACCGGTTGGCTGGCAACACGTGGTTGGGATCGGCGTTTTTTGACTGCTGTAGCGTCAATGGTGTTGGCCAACATAGTTATTTATCTGATTGGGGCAACATGGTTGGCATTCTTTATCGGTGCCGAAAATGCCATCCTTAAGGGCGTGCTCCCCTTCCTGCTCGGTGACGCAATCAAGATCGTTCTTGCCGCTGTTGCTCTGCCGGGCGGTTGGCAATTCCTCAAGTGGCTGCGGGAGCGTCGGTAG